The DNA region GCGTTCTTCGTGCACAGCACTGACGGTGGTCCCACCGCGGGCTGCGTGGCCATCGACGACGCGACCCTGGTCACGATCATGCGCTGGCTACGGCCCGGAGCGCTGATCGCGATCACCGAGTAGCGGTGCTACTTGTGGATCGCGCGACCGGCTTTGACCTTGAAGTTCAATGCCTCCAACGACATCGACGCGTCGTAGGTGCGGTCGTAGCCGGTTTCGCTGATCTTCCAGCCGTCCGCGGTGCGCCGGTAACGATCGTGGTAGAACCCGGCGCCGATCAACATGAAGTTGAAATCCGGGGCGATCACCCGGTCCTGCAGGTACCAGATGGCTGTCGCCTCGTCGCCGTCGACGGTGATCTCCGGATGATTGACCCGGTGTTCGGTGAGGATCTCGGGTCCCAGGGAGTTGCGCATGAAGCCGACGAGCTCGTCGCGGGTGTTGAAGTGGTGTTCCTCGCCGATCGACTCGCCGTAGCGGCCCACCACATCCTCGGTCAGCGTGTCGGCGAACTCGTCCCAGTTCTTGGTGTCGAGTGCGCGCAGATACCGGTACTTGACCTGCTTGATTTCGTCGATGTCGCCCATGGCGCAAGAGTGTCTCATGCACCCTGCCGGTCCTGACGGTCTATCGTGGCGCAAGTCATGAGCGATGCGTTGGGAATGTCCGTCGGGACCACCAACCTCGTCGCCGCCGGTGTCGGTCGTGTCCCGGTGATCCGGCGTGCGGTGGTCACCCTGTTCGGTCATGCAGCCCCGCAGGTCGGTGTGCCTGTCGACCCCGAAGGCCTGACACTGGCCGGATTCGTCGAACGTGTCGGTGATCGGGTGCCGTTGGTTGCCGGCGACGGTTCCAGCTACCCCGCCGAGCAGCTCCTGGTCGAGGCGCTGGAGACAATGGCCGCGCTGGCCCTGCCCGACGCGCCGAGCGACGTCGCGATCGCAGTGCCGGCCTACTGGCCTGCGGCGACCACGGCTGCGTTGCGGACCGCGCTGGGCGCCAGCACCCTGCTCGCGCCCAACGGGACACCGCCCCGGCTGGTCCCCGACGCCATGGCCACGCTGACCTCGTTGAATGCTGACCCGGGGCTGAACCGCGGCGGAGTGGTGGCCCTCATCGACGTCGGCGGCAGCGGCACGAGCATCTCGCTGGCCGACGCGGGCGCGGCGTTCGCTCCGGTCGGGGAGGTTCTGCGGTTCGGTGATCTGGCCGGTGATCAGGTCGACCAGGATCTGTTGGCGCTGATCCTGGACAAGGCCGGAGCGGGGGACGCCGAGCAGACGGCTGCGGTCTCCTCGCTGGCACGGTTGCGCGACGAATGCCGATCGGCCAAGGAGCGTCTGTCCAGCCAGGAGATCACCGCGGTGCCGGTGGAGACCGCCGGCCGGCGGACCGAAATCGAGGTCAGCCGTACCGAGTTGGAAAGCCTCATCGCGCCTGCGCTGGAGGGCCTGCTCGGCGCGTTGGAGACCGCGATGTCACGCGCCGGGGTCGCCGGGAACCAGGTGTCGTCGGTCGTGCTGGCCGGCGGCGGCGCGGCGATCCCGCTGCTGACCCGCGAGCTGGCCGGATGGTCGCGTCCAGACCAGGCCGTGTTGACCACCTCGCCGCGCCCCGGTCTGGACGGAGCGGTCGGAGCGGCGCTGTTCGCGGCGTACGGACGCGCAGCCGACACCGCCACCATGATGTCGCCGGCGGCGGGCAACAGTACCCAGGCGTTGCCCCCCGCGGCGGGCAGCACCGAGGCGCTGGCCTGGTCGCAAGACGATCCCGGCGCCGAGGATGTGGTGCCTTACCAGGGCCCCAGCTCCTACCAAGCCCCCTACGACGACCCGTATGCCGACGCCGACACCTCCGGGACGGCCAACCCGTATTACGCACCGCACCTGCACGAATCGGGGTCCACGGACGACGCGGTCAAACCCTGGGAGCGGCTGCCGCTGGCGATGATGGGAATCATCGCGGTGATCGCGCTGGTCGCCGTCGGAGGCGTCGCCGTCGCGCTGACCTCGGTGGACACCTCGGGAGACGAAACGCCCAGGCCAGGCTCCAACACACTCAGCCGGGAGCTGCCACCGCCCGAACAGACCGTCACCATCACCAACGAACCGCCGCCGCCGGTGGCCCCGCCTCCCGAGGCGCCTGCCCCGCTGCCGCCTCCGCCGATCGAGACGACGCAACCCGTCACCACCGAACCGACCACCACGACAACCACCACGACTACGACGACCACCACCACAACGACAACGACCACCACGACGACAGCGCCCACCACCACCACCACAACGACCACGACGGTCCCCACCACCACGGTCCCCACCACCACGGTGCCGACCACGCCACCGACCACGCCACCGACCACCGCACCGACGAGGCCTGCGATCACGACCACGTACCTCGACGTGCCGTTCCTGCCCGACATCCCGATCCTGGTGCCCGACAACTCGTGATCACCCAGGTTTAGGGATTTCCCCGATTCCTCGGGGCCGTCGGCGACCTAACGTGTGCAAGGTCGGGTCGATCGGCTGCGGAGGGGACAGCCGATCGAACCGCACTGACTGGTCGGCACGGGATCGCTGTGGCAACAATGGTGTGGTGCCGGTACAGCGCAACACCAAGGTCTCCATCGTCGGAATGGGCAGTGTCGGAACCGCCATCGCCTACGCCTGTCTGATCAGGGGCTCGGCCGGATCGCTGGCCCTCTACGACACCAACGCCGGCAAGGTCCGCGCCGAGGTGCTCGACCTCAACCACGGCAGCCAGTTCGTGCCGCACTGCCGCATCACCGGGTCCGATGACATCGCGGTGACCGCGCATTCGGCGATTGTCGTGGTGACCGCGGGCGCCAAGCAGAAACCCGGTCAGAGCCGGCTGGACCTGGCCGCGGCGAATGTCGCGATGGCGCAGACGTTGACGCCCGCTCTGCTCGAACAATCACCCGACGCCGTGATCATCTTCGTGACCAATCCCGTCGACGTCGTCACATTCGCCGCCACCAGAGCTGTCGACGCAGCGCCCGGGCACGTCTTCGGCTCGGGCACAGTGCTGGACTCCAGCCGCTTCCGCTACCTGATCGCCCAGCGGGCCGACCTTGCCGTCGGCAACGTGCACGGCGTCATCGTCGGTGAACACGGCGACTCGGAGATCCCGCTCTGGTCGGGTGCCTCGGTCGGCGGAGTGCCCGCGGTTCAGTTCCGCCGCGACGGCGCACTGGTTTTCGACGACGAGGTACGCGCGCAGATCTCGTCCGAAGTGGTCAACGCGGCCTACGAGATCATCGCCGGCAAGGGAGCGACGAACC from Mycobacterium sp. SMC-4 includes:
- a CDS encoding nuclear transport factor 2 family protein, giving the protein MGDIDEIKQVKYRYLRALDTKNWDEFADTLTEDVVGRYGESIGEEHHFNTRDELVGFMRNSLGPEILTEHRVNHPEITVDGDEATAIWYLQDRVIAPDFNFMLIGAGFYHDRYRRTADGWKISETGYDRTYDASMSLEALNFKVKAGRAIHK
- a CDS encoding Hsp70 family protein; this encodes MSDALGMSVGTTNLVAAGVGRVPVIRRAVVTLFGHAAPQVGVPVDPEGLTLAGFVERVGDRVPLVAGDGSSYPAEQLLVEALETMAALALPDAPSDVAIAVPAYWPAATTAALRTALGASTLLAPNGTPPRLVPDAMATLTSLNADPGLNRGGVVALIDVGGSGTSISLADAGAAFAPVGEVLRFGDLAGDQVDQDLLALILDKAGAGDAEQTAAVSSLARLRDECRSAKERLSSQEITAVPVETAGRRTEIEVSRTELESLIAPALEGLLGALETAMSRAGVAGNQVSSVVLAGGGAAIPLLTRELAGWSRPDQAVLTTSPRPGLDGAVGAALFAAYGRAADTATMMSPAAGNSTQALPPAAGSTEALAWSQDDPGAEDVVPYQGPSSYQAPYDDPYADADTSGTANPYYAPHLHESGSTDDAVKPWERLPLAMMGIIAVIALVAVGGVAVALTSVDTSGDETPRPGSNTLSRELPPPEQTVTITNEPPPPVAPPPEAPAPLPPPPIETTQPVTTEPTTTTTTTTTTTTTTTTTTTTTTAPTTTTTTTTTVPTTTVPTTTVPTTPPTTPPTTAPTRPAITTTYLDVPFLPDIPILVPDNS
- a CDS encoding L-lactate dehydrogenase, coding for MGSVGTAIAYACLIRGSAGSLALYDTNAGKVRAEVLDLNHGSQFVPHCRITGSDDIAVTAHSAIVVVTAGAKQKPGQSRLDLAAANVAMAQTLTPALLEQSPDAVIIFVTNPVDVVTFAATRAVDAAPGHVFGSGTVLDSSRFRYLIAQRADLAVGNVHGVIVGEHGDSEIPLWSGASVGGVPAVQFRRDGALVFDDEVRAQISSEVVNAAYEIIAGKGATNLAIGLSSARIVEAVLGDQHRVLPVSTVQDGIYGIEGVALSLPTVVSAHGAGRVLEVALDDTELAGLRASAATLRSVQESLGL